From a single Planococcus shenhongbingii genomic region:
- a CDS encoding MFS transporter — MKNYKLVLFILLLNLFIAFLGIGLVIPVTPTIMNELNISGTVVGYMVSAFALAQLIVSPLAGRAVDKYGRKPLIILGLFVFSVSELLFGLGQTVEVLFISRVLGGVSAAFIMPAVTAYIADITTLKTRPKALGYMSAAISTGFIIGPGIGGFLAEIGTRLPFFFAAGFGLFAMLLSLLLLKEPERQNEVQHLYGEQKTGFGRILSPLYFVAFMVILISSFGLASFESFFALFVDHKFGFSPQDIAIVISLGAVVGVIVQVGFFDRFTRWWGEIRLIRYSLIVSTLLVLLLTYVTSYWAILLVTMVVFVGFDLMRPAVTTYLSRIAGNEQGFVGGMNSMFTSIGNIIGPIAGGILFDIDLNYPFYFATVVLAIGIALTYFWKTPKQAIPRAGD; from the coding sequence ATGAAGAATTACAAATTGGTTTTATTTATCTTGCTGTTAAATTTATTTATCGCTTTTCTGGGAATTGGACTAGTCATCCCCGTAACCCCAACGATTATGAACGAATTGAATATCTCGGGAACAGTGGTCGGCTATATGGTCTCGGCATTTGCGCTGGCACAACTGATTGTCTCTCCGCTGGCCGGACGGGCAGTTGACAAATACGGCCGAAAACCTTTAATCATTCTGGGGCTATTTGTCTTTAGTGTTTCCGAGCTGTTATTCGGGCTTGGACAAACGGTTGAAGTGCTGTTCATATCGCGTGTTTTAGGAGGCGTCAGTGCCGCTTTTATCATGCCGGCTGTTACTGCCTATATTGCGGACATCACGACGCTCAAAACACGGCCGAAAGCGCTCGGCTATATGTCTGCAGCTATTTCGACCGGTTTTATCATCGGGCCTGGCATTGGCGGTTTCCTTGCAGAAATCGGTACGCGGCTTCCCTTCTTTTTTGCGGCTGGCTTCGGGCTGTTTGCGATGCTGTTATCGCTCCTGCTATTGAAAGAACCGGAACGCCAAAACGAGGTACAGCATTTATATGGAGAACAGAAAACCGGATTTGGACGTATTTTGTCTCCACTTTATTTTGTCGCGTTTATGGTGATCTTAATTTCTTCTTTCGGCCTCGCTTCTTTTGAATCGTTTTTCGCTTTGTTTGTGGACCATAAATTTGGCTTTTCACCACAGGATATCGCAATTGTCATTTCACTTGGAGCCGTTGTAGGCGTCATTGTACAAGTCGGCTTTTTTGACCGTTTCACGCGCTGGTGGGGTGAAATCCGGCTGATCCGCTACAGCTTGATCGTTTCCACGCTGCTTGTCCTTTTGTTAACTTATGTGACGAGTTACTGGGCCATCTTATTGGTAACGATGGTGGTCTTTGTTGGATTCGACTTGATGCGGCCGGCAGTGACCACTTATCTTTCAAGGATTGCCGGTAATGAACAAGGATTTGTCGGCGGAATGAATTCGATGTTTACGAGCATCGGCAACATTATCGGGCCAATTGCCGGAGGCATTCTGTTTGATATCGACCTTAACTACCCTTTCTATTTTGCGACTGTCGTACTGGCAATCGGCATCGCTTTAACGTATTTCTGGAAAACACCTAAACAAGCAATTCCAAGAGCAGGGGATTAA
- a CDS encoding TetR/AcrR family transcriptional regulator, whose amino-acid sequence MKKEILQAALSHFANEGYEGASLGKIAESVGIKKPSIYAHYSGKDDLFFSAMEYALKSERRHLATYFTDMKNEPLEVLLLGYFEWFIKDLEGNEHMKFILRTMYFPPARLEKEIAEMINPLFDQMHRHLTRVFRERERREKILYSDDFSSCALAFITVIEGTITELVYSGTAAYRKRFEAVWPIFWRGLVR is encoded by the coding sequence ATGAAAAAAGAAATATTGCAGGCTGCTCTCAGCCATTTTGCGAATGAAGGCTATGAAGGAGCTTCTCTTGGAAAAATAGCGGAATCCGTGGGCATTAAGAAACCTTCAATTTACGCTCATTATTCCGGCAAGGACGATTTGTTCTTTTCTGCAATGGAATATGCATTGAAAAGCGAAAGGCGCCATTTGGCCACTTATTTCACTGACATGAAAAATGAGCCGCTGGAGGTTTTATTGCTTGGCTATTTCGAGTGGTTTATCAAGGATTTGGAAGGCAATGAGCATATGAAGTTTATCCTTAGAACTATGTACTTCCCACCCGCTCGACTTGAGAAAGAAATAGCTGAAATGATCAATCCCTTGTTCGATCAAATGCATCGGCATTTAACACGGGTTTTTAGGGAACGCGAGCGCCGGGAAAAAATCCTCTATTCCGATGATTTTTCCAGCTGCGCCCTGGCATTTATCACGGTCATCGAAGGAACGATCACGGAGTTGGTTTATAGCGGCACGGCCGCGTACCGGAAACGCTTTGAAGCGGTGTGGCCGATTTTTTGGCGCGGCCTAGTACGATAA
- a CDS encoding ATP-grasp domain-containing protein, which produces MKKVLILGGYTHMIDVVITAKQMGLFTIVVDREPASPAKVFADKSYDFSTDEIDRLVEIAKMEEIDGVFNGFDDFNTWKAVELCEKLNLPHYATYEQLEICSDKERFKAFCRSYGVPVIEEYKIDELLADGQTEKFKFPVIIKPVDSYASQGIMVCYSLEDLKEGYAKALRYSKSGQVIVERFVDNAYGVMMFYTVKNGQVVLSAMTDRHVHKAYKEHPPLPTATIFPSQHLDHYITTLDLRVKAMIGGMGIENGVLFIQSLFEDGEFYFYEMGFRLSGTQYYTILEKQMGINLLEMMLDFAIGGNLDHYPVEQYDRGYSKFPACNLSILLGTGTIKEIKGLEQIKEMPSVISYIPVQETGDEVLLTGTYAQMLGRFNIVAANLEEFNQTIEEINNTLQVISTEGKDMIIAKYSTSPQAEQLL; this is translated from the coding sequence GTGAAAAAAGTTTTGATTTTAGGCGGCTATACACATATGATCGATGTGGTCATTACGGCAAAACAGATGGGGCTTTTTACCATTGTAGTGGACAGGGAACCAGCATCTCCTGCTAAAGTCTTTGCGGACAAGTCATATGATTTCAGCACGGATGAAATTGACCGCTTAGTGGAGATTGCGAAAATGGAAGAAATAGATGGCGTCTTTAATGGTTTTGATGATTTTAATACGTGGAAGGCCGTTGAGTTATGCGAAAAGCTGAATTTGCCGCATTATGCCACATACGAGCAGCTGGAAATTTGTTCGGACAAAGAGCGGTTCAAAGCATTTTGCAGAAGTTATGGGGTCCCGGTAATTGAAGAATACAAAATTGACGAATTGCTTGCCGATGGCCAAACTGAAAAGTTTAAATTTCCTGTAATCATCAAGCCCGTCGACAGCTATGCCAGCCAAGGCATAATGGTTTGCTACAGCCTAGAGGACTTAAAAGAAGGCTATGCGAAGGCATTGCGCTATTCCAAATCAGGTCAGGTGATTGTGGAACGGTTTGTGGATAATGCCTATGGCGTCATGATGTTCTATACGGTGAAGAATGGCCAAGTGGTCCTGTCGGCCATGACAGACCGCCATGTCCATAAAGCGTATAAGGAACATCCACCGTTGCCGACAGCGACAATTTTCCCGTCGCAGCATTTGGACCATTACATAACCACACTCGATTTGAGAGTGAAGGCGATGATCGGTGGAATGGGAATTGAAAACGGCGTTTTATTCATTCAATCGCTTTTTGAAGACGGAGAGTTTTATTTTTATGAAATGGGATTCCGGCTGAGCGGCACGCAATATTACACAATCCTGGAGAAACAGATGGGAATTAATTTGCTCGAAATGATGCTGGATTTCGCAATTGGCGGAAACCTGGATCACTATCCTGTCGAGCAATATGACCGGGGATATTCGAAGTTTCCGGCATGCAATCTATCGATCCTCCTTGGAACAGGGACCATCAAGGAAATAAAGGGCTTGGAACAAATTAAAGAAATGCCTTCGGTCATTTCTTACATACCGGTCCAAGAAACAGGGGACGAAGTGCTATTGACCGGCACTTACGCACAAATGTTAGGCCGGTTCAATATTGTCGCTGCAAATCTTGAAGAGTTCAATCAAACGATTGAAGAAATAAATAACACTTTGCAAGTCATTTCTACAGAAGGCAAAGATATGATTATTGCAAAATATTCGACATCCCCTCAAGCGGAGCAGCTGCTTTAA
- a CDS encoding S26 family signal peptidase, protein MNKFKQKLDKFIGNYPLFKEPIKRKFLMEMKKENKASGGKGIGPFKYAAMLVLLMAVGTLFSLLALNENISVPSTSTQENPVLTDAGTEAIIQLFTEYEEPLEVFDFKYDSMDRGNHDYTEYPLLIDPQPYTEKEIARGDVIVYEAEFFNGMQRTVGRVIGLPGETVEIINGQIYINGRKLDTFYGRAHRVGISSNAEYNKVLIENGATQNIDSMKEIFSQTTREFQLAEDEIFVVGDDWFRGNQHRLPTSEIQDEVLGYYQGS, encoded by the coding sequence ATGAACAAATTTAAACAAAAATTGGACAAGTTTATCGGGAATTACCCTCTCTTCAAGGAACCAATAAAAAGAAAATTTTTAATGGAGATGAAAAAAGAGAATAAGGCATCTGGTGGAAAAGGGATCGGACCATTCAAATATGCGGCTATGTTGGTGTTGCTCATGGCAGTTGGAACGTTGTTCTCCTTGCTCGCTTTGAACGAAAATATTTCGGTTCCTTCCACCTCCACACAGGAAAATCCGGTTCTTACAGACGCTGGAACGGAGGCGATTATTCAGCTATTTACAGAGTATGAAGAACCACTAGAAGTATTCGACTTTAAATACGATTCAATGGACAGAGGAAATCATGATTATACAGAATATCCATTATTGATTGACCCTCAACCCTACACGGAAAAAGAGATTGCCAGAGGAGATGTCATCGTCTATGAAGCGGAATTTTTTAATGGGATGCAGCGAACTGTGGGGAGAGTGATTGGTTTGCCGGGGGAAACGGTAGAAATCATCAATGGCCAAATCTATATCAACGGCCGGAAATTGGACACTTTTTATGGCCGTGCACATCGAGTAGGTATAAGCTCAAACGCTGAATACAATAAGGTACTGATAGAAAATGGAGCAACTCAAAATATTGATTCGATGAAGGAAATTTTTTCACAAACTACAAGAGAATTCCAGTTGGCTGAAGACGAAATCTTTGTTGTTGGAGACGATTGGTTTCGAGGCAATCAGCATAGATTGCCTACTTCTGAAATTCAAGATGAAGTGCTAGGATATTATCAAGGCAGCTAA
- a CDS encoding OsmC family protein, whose amino-acid sequence MKATLNWDGGMAFSGMTESGHKILLDAGAESGGSNSGPRPTEVLLHAAAVCTGMDIVMILEKMRLGIDEFFIEIEGTRAENHPRRFSEIAISYHIKGDLPEDKVVRAIKLSRDTYCSVVHSINASIQFKYVLNGEPSKTLSD is encoded by the coding sequence ATGAAAGCAACATTAAATTGGGATGGCGGAATGGCTTTTAGCGGGATGACGGAATCCGGACACAAAATCTTACTGGATGCCGGTGCTGAAAGCGGCGGCTCAAACTCCGGTCCTCGTCCGACGGAAGTCTTATTGCATGCTGCGGCAGTTTGTACCGGCATGGATATTGTCATGATCCTGGAAAAAATGCGTTTAGGTATTGATGAATTTTTTATCGAAATTGAAGGGACACGGGCGGAAAATCATCCAAGAAGGTTTTCCGAGATTGCTATTAGCTATCATATAAAAGGTGATTTGCCCGAAGACAAAGTCGTTCGAGCCATCAAGTTATCACGCGACACTTACTGCTCAGTCGTCCATTCTATCAATGCTTCTATTCAGTTTAAATATGTTTTAAATGGAGAGCCAAGTAAAACATTGAGCGATTGA
- a CDS encoding 1,4-dihydroxy-2-naphthoate polyprenyltransferase: MENTMEISSAKLMWTMTRPHTLTATFAPVILGTVAALYATEIDWLLFIAMMAACLALQIATNLFNEYYDFKRGLDTADSVGIGGGIVRHGLQPKNVLAVAVLLYIVAAFIGLYICMNSSWWLVVIGFVGMAIGFLYTGGPLPIAYTPFGELFSGLAMGTGFVLIAFFIQTNAITVESVLISIPVGILVGAINMSNNIRDIDEDTKGGRKTLPILLGRDKAVIGLAIAFAVAYLWIVAIVLMGYVSPWALVVFLSFKKPVAAIKGFQKGASEPKYMRFAMKSTAMTNTIFGFLLSAGLLISYLF, translated from the coding sequence ATGGAAAACACAATGGAAATCAGTTCTGCCAAGTTAATGTGGACAATGACGCGTCCGCACACGTTGACGGCGACTTTTGCACCGGTGATACTCGGGACGGTGGCAGCACTTTATGCAACGGAGATTGATTGGCTTTTATTTATCGCGATGATGGCAGCCTGCTTGGCTTTGCAGATTGCGACGAATTTGTTCAACGAATACTATGATTTTAAACGCGGCCTAGATACAGCTGATTCTGTGGGCATCGGCGGCGGCATAGTGCGGCACGGGCTGCAGCCCAAAAATGTATTGGCCGTTGCGGTTTTGTTATACATCGTGGCCGCGTTTATCGGTCTGTATATTTGCATGAACAGCAGCTGGTGGTTAGTGGTTATCGGTTTTGTTGGCATGGCAATCGGCTTTTTATATACAGGTGGACCCCTTCCAATCGCATACACTCCGTTCGGAGAATTGTTTTCAGGTTTAGCGATGGGAACCGGCTTTGTTTTGATTGCGTTCTTCATTCAAACCAATGCGATTACAGTTGAAAGTGTATTGATCTCCATCCCCGTTGGAATTTTGGTAGGCGCTATCAACATGTCGAATAACATCCGTGATATCGATGAAGACACAAAAGGCGGAAGAAAAACGCTGCCGATTCTTCTTGGACGAGACAAGGCTGTTATCGGTTTGGCTATCGCCTTTGCCGTTGCCTATCTTTGGATTGTCGCCATCGTATTGATGGGTTATGTCAGCCCTTGGGCTTTAGTCGTTTTCCTTAGTTTCAAAAAACCGGTTGCCGCTATCAAAGGGTTCCAAAAAGGGGCATCCGAACCAAAGTATATGAGATTCGCCATGAAATCGACGGCTATGACCAATACGATTTTCGGTTTTCTGTTATCCGCCGGCTTATTGATCAGTTATTTGTTTTAA
- a CDS encoding STAS domain-containing protein, producing the protein MLKEQLTLKNKKLHEFLCEKNKELTEQWFDTLDKSAVGVYASSNPETIEKLKQQNFEFHERFCHMFDRDDNECIKEFQDWILRVAKDEGHLATPLDAVLKEFFRTQKQYLQLIEEFAETQEERISSEQVNAWSKAVVDTINDIILEFTVQNTKAAESRLNAQQEMIIEMSAPVILLTKEFGLLPLVGEIHTYRAQIIFEKVLKQCHQNSIERLFIDLSGVPIVDTMVAHQIFQLIEGLKIIGVKTAIAGISPDIAQTAIQLGINFGDVKVFSKLEQAMKFNNLQVSHK; encoded by the coding sequence ATGTTAAAAGAACAATTGACGTTAAAAAATAAGAAACTACATGAATTTTTATGTGAAAAAAATAAAGAGCTTACAGAACAATGGTTTGATACATTGGATAAAAGTGCCGTAGGTGTATACGCATCTTCAAATCCAGAAACCATTGAAAAGTTAAAGCAGCAAAACTTTGAGTTCCATGAACGGTTTTGCCATATGTTTGATAGAGATGACAACGAATGCATAAAAGAATTTCAGGACTGGATTCTACGCGTGGCAAAAGATGAAGGTCATTTAGCCACTCCTCTTGATGCAGTCTTGAAAGAATTTTTTAGAACGCAGAAACAATACCTGCAGCTTATTGAAGAATTTGCAGAGACACAGGAAGAAAGAATTTCTTCAGAACAGGTAAATGCCTGGAGCAAGGCAGTCGTTGATACCATCAATGACATCATTCTAGAATTTACCGTTCAAAATACGAAAGCAGCAGAATCCCGGTTGAACGCCCAGCAAGAAATGATTATTGAAATGAGTGCACCTGTGATTCTATTGACAAAGGAATTCGGCTTATTGCCTTTGGTCGGAGAAATCCATACATACCGGGCACAGATCATTTTTGAAAAAGTTTTAAAACAATGCCACCAAAATTCCATTGAACGGTTGTTTATTGATTTATCCGGTGTGCCGATTGTTGATACAATGGTTGCTCATCAAATCTTCCAATTGATTGAAGGGCTAAAAATTATTGGAGTCAAAACAGCGATTGCCGGCATCAGCCCTGATATTGCCCAAACTGCTATTCAGTTAGGCATCAATTTTGGTGATGTTAAAGTATTCAGTAAGCTGGAACAAGCGATGAAATTCAACAACTTGCAAGTTTCCCATAAATAA
- a CDS encoding M48 family metallopeptidase, whose translation MNSASIQSNRETVYFIISLAFSIFVYVLAIVSIVGIAIAIPIFVMLLFANALMLGSIRGNGVRIHEKQFPDVYESVQALSKEMGLKKVPDVFVIQSEGALNAFATRFFGRNMVVLYSEVFELAREQGQDELNFVIAHELAHVKRRHVWKNILLMPAGFIPFLSSAYSRSCEYTCDRHAAYTIQNAAAAKRALTLLGIGKKMYTEVNEEAYREQISSESNSFVWLSEVLSSHPNLPKRIQAIQQFENSSTPVYTPNHGKIALSASLLFAAAIGVYFLTIAIFAGGTMVYSQFMPESFTESLYSDDFTIEGQTPLMTAVSNGDLAEVEQIIAGGADVNEKDSEGADALMHAIYTGDTAIISYLLEAGADVNTVDDYSTGLGAAVLYGEYESAKLLLEKGADPTLAGPDGMSAMDFMGTTSETEFITLVQSGAY comes from the coding sequence ATGAACAGCGCATCTATTCAATCAAACAGAGAGACCGTGTACTTTATCATCAGTCTGGCATTCAGTATTTTCGTGTATGTATTGGCAATCGTTTCTATAGTCGGCATTGCTATTGCCATTCCGATTTTCGTGATGCTGCTTTTCGCCAATGCCTTAATGCTGGGTTCTATTCGCGGAAATGGCGTAAGAATTCATGAAAAACAATTTCCGGATGTCTATGAGAGCGTCCAAGCATTATCAAAAGAAATGGGATTGAAAAAAGTCCCGGATGTATTTGTCATCCAGTCAGAGGGAGCTTTGAACGCATTTGCTACCCGGTTTTTCGGGCGCAATATGGTCGTGTTGTATTCGGAGGTATTTGAATTGGCACGCGAGCAGGGGCAAGATGAGTTGAACTTTGTCATTGCCCATGAATTGGCTCACGTGAAACGCCGTCATGTCTGGAAAAACATACTGCTCATGCCAGCCGGATTTATTCCATTCTTAAGCTCGGCCTACAGCCGCTCCTGCGAATATACTTGTGACCGCCATGCTGCGTACACCATTCAAAACGCAGCTGCTGCAAAACGGGCGCTGACGCTTCTTGGCATCGGCAAGAAAATGTATACGGAAGTGAATGAGGAGGCCTATAGAGAACAGATTTCCTCAGAGTCGAACAGCTTTGTTTGGTTGAGCGAAGTGCTTTCTTCTCATCCCAACCTGCCTAAACGCATCCAGGCCATCCAGCAATTTGAAAACAGCAGCACTCCTGTCTATACGCCGAACCATGGCAAAATAGCATTGAGTGCCTCTCTGCTGTTCGCGGCAGCAATTGGCGTTTATTTCCTCACTATCGCTATATTTGCCGGTGGGACGATGGTATATTCGCAGTTCATGCCGGAAAGTTTTACGGAGTCCCTTTACTCGGATGATTTTACGATAGAAGGACAGACACCGCTGATGACTGCTGTTTCAAACGGTGACCTTGCTGAAGTGGAGCAAATTATCGCGGGCGGTGCAGATGTAAATGAAAAAGATTCGGAAGGTGCGGATGCTTTGATGCATGCCATCTATACAGGGGATACAGCAATCATTTCATATTTGCTGGAAGCTGGCGCTGATGTGAACACAGTTGATGATTATTCGACGGGATTGGGCGCAGCAGTGCTGTACGGGGAATATGAAAGTGCGAAATTGCTGTTGGAAAAAGGTGCTGATCCAACTCTGGCTGGTCCAGACGGCATGTCTGCGATGGACTTTATGGGGACAACTTCCGAAACGGAATTCATCACATTAGTGCAATCCGGTGCCTATTAA
- a CDS encoding fructose-1,6-bisphosphatase, whose amino-acid sequence MKNLKYLDLLAQKYDSEEKVATEIINLEAILDLPKGTEHFVSDLHGEYQAFQHVLRNGSGNVKVKIRDLFEDVLDEKELNGFATLVYYPEEKIKLIKSHFSTKQELHDWYIEMIECMLKLVAYASSKYTRSKLRKALPKQFVYIIEELLYKTDEFKNKKEYYAKMVEQIIALGQADKLIIGLAYTTQRLVVDHLHVVGDIYDRGPDPHKIVDTLIDYHSVDIQWGNHDVLWLGAFAGSKVCLANIIRICARYNNLDIIEDVYGINLRPLLNLAEKYYDDNPAFHPKRISGEQLTEQEQMQITKIHQAISIIQFKLESPIIKRRPCFDMTDRLLLEKVNYGKNEATLYGINYKLENTCFATINPEQPDELLEEEQQVMDKLLFSFQHSEKLARHMNFIMKKGSLYLKYNGNLLIHGCIPLDENGDMEKMEIEGKEYAGRELLDVFERYLRYSFARPEETDDFATDMVWYLWTGEKSSLFGKREMTTFERYFIKEKETHKERKNPYYYLREDEEMCRKMLAEFDLNPDHGRIINGHTPVKEIDGENPIKANGKMLVIDGGFSKAYQSTTGIAGYTLLYNSYGMQLVAHQLFNSKDEVLSNETDVLSVKRLVDEELERKKVRETNIGEELIQEINNLNNLREYRYMN is encoded by the coding sequence ATGAAAAATTTAAAATACCTGGATTTGCTGGCTCAAAAATACGACAGTGAAGAAAAAGTGGCCACTGAAATCATCAATCTTGAAGCCATTCTGGATCTGCCTAAAGGCACGGAACATTTTGTGAGTGATTTGCACGGCGAGTACCAAGCTTTTCAGCATGTGCTGCGGAATGGTTCAGGGAATGTAAAAGTGAAAATCAGAGACCTTTTTGAAGATGTGTTGGATGAAAAAGAATTGAACGGGTTTGCGACATTGGTCTATTATCCCGAAGAGAAAATCAAACTGATCAAAAGCCATTTCAGTACCAAACAGGAATTGCATGACTGGTACATAGAAATGATCGAGTGCATGTTGAAGCTGGTTGCTTATGCGTCTTCGAAATACACCCGTTCGAAGCTGCGCAAAGCTTTGCCGAAACAATTTGTGTACATCATTGAAGAGCTGCTGTACAAGACAGATGAGTTCAAAAACAAGAAAGAGTATTATGCAAAAATGGTCGAGCAAATCATTGCACTCGGCCAAGCCGATAAACTGATTATCGGTCTGGCTTATACCACGCAGCGTTTGGTTGTCGACCATCTCCACGTTGTGGGCGATATTTATGACCGTGGGCCCGATCCGCATAAAATCGTCGATACGCTCATCGATTATCATTCAGTTGATATTCAATGGGGGAATCACGATGTCTTGTGGTTAGGGGCTTTCGCCGGATCAAAGGTTTGCCTGGCGAATATCATCCGGATCTGTGCGCGATACAACAACCTGGATATCATTGAAGATGTGTATGGCATCAATCTGCGGCCGCTGCTGAACCTGGCAGAGAAATACTATGACGACAACCCTGCTTTTCATCCAAAACGGATTTCTGGAGAACAACTTACAGAGCAAGAACAGATGCAAATCACCAAAATCCATCAGGCCATTTCAATCATTCAATTCAAACTGGAAAGCCCGATCATCAAACGGCGGCCTTGTTTTGACATGACGGACCGGCTCTTGCTTGAGAAAGTCAATTATGGCAAAAACGAAGCCACCCTTTATGGCATAAACTATAAACTGGAAAACACTTGCTTTGCGACAATCAATCCAGAGCAGCCGGATGAACTGTTGGAAGAAGAACAGCAAGTAATGGATAAATTGCTGTTCTCTTTCCAGCATTCGGAAAAACTCGCCAGACATATGAATTTCATCATGAAAAAAGGCAGCCTTTATTTGAAGTATAATGGCAACTTGCTGATACACGGCTGCATTCCACTGGATGAAAACGGTGATATGGAAAAAATGGAAATCGAGGGCAAAGAGTATGCAGGACGTGAGCTGCTGGATGTCTTTGAGCGCTATCTCCGATATTCCTTTGCCCGTCCAGAAGAAACGGATGACTTTGCGACCGATATGGTCTGGTACCTATGGACCGGTGAAAAATCATCGCTTTTTGGGAAAAGGGAAATGACTACGTTCGAACGCTATTTTATTAAAGAAAAAGAAACGCATAAGGAAAGAAAGAACCCTTATTATTATTTGCGCGAAGACGAGGAAATGTGCCGCAAGATGCTCGCAGAATTTGATTTGAATCCGGACCATGGCCGCATTATCAATGGCCACACGCCGGTAAAAGAAATTGACGGGGAAAATCCAATCAAAGCAAACGGCAAGATGCTGGTTATTGACGGTGGATTTTCGAAGGCTTACCAATCGACCACGGGGATTGCAGGGTATACACTCTTATACAATTCCTACGGCATGCAGCTGGTCGCCCATCAGCTTTTCAATTCAAAAGATGAAGTATTAAGCAATGAAACCGATGTATTGTCTGTAAAAAGACTGGTCGATGAAGAATTGGAACGAAAAAAGGTCAGAGAGACCAATATCGGTGAGGAGTTAATACAAGAAATTAACAACTTAAATAATTTGCGGGAATACCGATATATGAACTGA
- a CDS encoding magnesium transporter CorA family protein — MKGEWEWIYINPASATDINALNDMPQVDKNWMESLQEEKNSNLEMETTIEGEEFIWGSIIYHQDIENQSEQTVLQYSLSHHTLITSEIDFSLIHNLTEEQMNKKIQKAGNAIEGFMIFLGEIVASYLQGIDAFENETHDLLWRIKSQNNEDVLDQLMDSRHEVLIWRNLIIPIMEIRDAVQEAYGEDIANSPHYKRTSRRIDRCRSIINEYAEEVREMIELETVISSHRGNEIVKTLTVITVLFSPVTAWGALWAMRFEFMPEVQWKFGYPFSILVILLSTGALYYYLKKKDWIGSVLKNPKDKKF, encoded by the coding sequence ATAAAGGGGGAGTGGGAGTGGATATATATAAATCCGGCATCAGCCACTGATATCAACGCACTTAATGATATGCCCCAAGTGGATAAAAACTGGATGGAATCGCTGCAGGAAGAAAAAAACAGCAATCTCGAAATGGAAACAACCATAGAAGGCGAAGAGTTTATTTGGGGTTCCATTATTTATCATCAGGACATAGAAAACCAAAGTGAGCAGACGGTCCTTCAATACTCATTATCCCACCATACCTTAATTACCAGCGAGATCGACTTTTCGCTTATTCACAACTTAACAGAAGAGCAAATGAACAAAAAGATCCAAAAAGCAGGCAATGCCATCGAAGGTTTTATGATTTTTCTTGGTGAAATTGTCGCATCGTATCTTCAAGGCATTGATGCATTTGAAAATGAGACGCATGACTTGTTGTGGCGCATCAAATCCCAAAATAATGAAGATGTTTTGGATCAACTGATGGACAGCCGCCATGAAGTTTTGATTTGGAGAAACCTTATTATTCCCATCATGGAAATTCGGGATGCGGTCCAGGAAGCATACGGCGAAGACATTGCGAATAGCCCGCATTATAAGCGTACCAGCCGCCGCATCGATCGCTGCCGCTCCATTATCAATGAATACGCTGAAGAAGTCCGGGAAATGATTGAACTGGAAACCGTCATTTCTTCACATCGTGGAAACGAAATCGTTAAAACCCTTACTGTAATTACGGTGTTATTCTCTCCCGTTACAGCTTGGGGAGCGCTATGGGCGATGAGGTTTGAATTCATGCCTGAAGTCCAGTGGAAATTCGGGTACCCTTTTTCGATTCTGGTTATTCTCTTGTCAACGGGTGCGCTTTATTATTATTTGAAAAAGAAAGACTGGATTGGCAGCGTGCTGAAAAATCCTAAAGACAAAAAGTTCTGA